Proteins encoded in a region of the Vicia villosa cultivar HV-30 ecotype Madison, WI linkage group LG5, Vvil1.0, whole genome shotgun sequence genome:
- the LOC131604623 gene encoding uncharacterized protein LOC131604623, whose amino-acid sequence MVGRNDAALAAALEAMAQSVQNNNNQNAGDLQFRNLEKFQSNKPPKFEGGIIDPDTAHKWLKAIEKIFRTMGCNEDQKVQFGTHMLEGEAEDWWDNSRQRMEAAGTVITWVVFRSEFLEKYFPKDARSKKEIEFLELKQGNMSVDEYAARFEELMKYCSHYNTNEAMNSKCIKFENGLRPEIKQGIACQKIRNYPELVSRSRIYDNDNRARIAHYKAVNDRKGNHNRGKPYSVPDTKGKQKAAFGKKPSGGGGFASNPIVCFKCGTEGHRANECPKDVKKCFKCGKAGHVVADCRTKVPTCYNCGEEGHISTHCQKPKKTQGNGKVFALVGAQSTNEDRIVKGTCFIHNTPLIAIIDTGATHSFISVDCVKRLGLVSSTLDRKMTIETPSIGSVVTSLACLNCPLTIFDRDFGVDLICLPISNLDVILGMNWLEFNRVYIDCFRKRLLFLTPEEEALADLLSTKEMRILLGDEAKVFVVFASLSVENKTSIEAIPVVKEFLEVFPDDITELPPEREIEFSIDLVPGTRLISMAPYRMSASELSELKAQIGDLLDKKFIRPSVSPWGAPVLLVKKKDGSMRLCIDYRQLNKVTIKNKYPLPRIDDLMDQLVGARVFSKIDLRSGYHQIRVKDEDIQKTAFRTRYGHYEYAVMPFGVSNAPGVFMEYMNHIFHSYLDQFIVVFIDDILIYSKSEEDHAKHLRIALQVLKDNKLFAKFSKCEF is encoded by the coding sequence ATGGTAGGAAGGAATGATGCCGCTCTTGCTGCTGCACTAGAAGCTATGGCGCAGTCGGTGCAGAATAACAACAATCAAAATGCTGGTGATCTGCAGTTTCGCAACTTGGAGAAGTTCCAAAGCAACAAACCTCCTAAGTTTGAAGGTGGTATTATTGATCCAGATACTGCACATAAATGGTTGAAGGCTATTGAGAAGATCTTCAGAACCATGGGATGCAATGAGGAtcagaaggtacagtttggtacgCACATGTTGGAAGGTGAAGCTGAGGACTGGTGGGATAACAGTCGTCAGAGAATGGAAGCGGCGGGTACTGTGATTACTTGGGTAGTGTTTCGGTCTGAGTTTCTAGAAAAGTACTTTCCGAAAGATGCTCGAAGCAAGAAGGAGATTGAGTTCCTGGAATTGAAGCAGGGGAATATGTCTGTCGATGAGTATGCTGCTCGATTCGAGGAATTGATGAAATATTGCTCTCATTACAATACTAATGAGGCTATGAATtccaagtgcatcaagtttgagaacgggCTGCGTcccgagattaaacagggtattgCTTGTCAGAAGATAAGGAATTATCCAGAGCTGGTGAGCAGAAGCCGGATCTATGACAATGATAACCGAGCCAGGATTGCACATTACAAAGCTGTGAATGATCGAAAAGGTAATCATAATCGTGGAAAGCCGTATAGTGTTCCTGATACTAAAGGAAAACAAAAAGCTGCTTTTGggaagaagccaagtgggggaggaggaTTTGCTTCCAACCCCATTGTTTGCTTCAAGTGTGGTACTGAGGGACACCGTGCTAATGAGTGTCCAAAGGATGTTAAGAAATGCTTCAAATGTGGGAAAGCAGGTCATGTGGTAGCAGATTGTAGAACTAAGGTGCCTACATGCTACAACTGTGgcgaagaaggtcatatcagCACTCACTGTCAGAAGCCAAAGAAGACTCAGGGTAATGGCAAGGTGTTTGCATTAGTAGGAGCCCAGTCAACCAATGAGGACCGAATAGTCAAAGGTACTTGTTTCATCCATAACACTCCTTTGATTGCCattattgatacgggtgcaaCCCACTCGTTTATTTCTGTGGACTGTGTGAAGAGATTAGGACTTGTGTCGTCTACTTTAGATCGGAAGATGACTATTGAAACTCCATCTATTGGTTCTGTGGTTACTTCTTTAGCGTGCTTGAATTGTCCTTTGACTATCTTTGATAGAGATTTCGGAGTGGACTTGATTTGTTTGCCAATCAGTAATCTGGACGTTATTTTGGGAATGAACTGGCTAGAGTTCAACCGTGTGTATATTGACTGCTTTAGGAAGAGGTTGTTGTTCCTTACTCCTGAAGAGGAAGCGTTGGCGGATTTGTTATCTACCAAGGAGATGAGAATATTGTTGGGGGACGAAGCTAAGGTGTTTGTTGTGTTTGCTTCACTGTCTGTTGAGAACAAAACGTCAATTGAAGCGATACCGGTGGTGAAAGAATTTCTGGAAGTATTTCCTGACGACATTACAGAGTTACCTCCAGAGAGGGAGATTGAATTTTCTATTGATCTAGTTCCTGGTACTAGGCTTATTTCTATGGCgccgtacaggatgtctgcatcGGAATTGTCAGAGTTGAAGGCTCAAATTGGTGATTTGCTGGATAAGAAATTTATTCGGCCGAGTgtatcaccgtggggagctccagtgttgttggtgaagaagaaagatggTAGTATGCGTTTGTGTATCGATTACCGTCAGTTGAATAAAGTGACCATTAAGAATAAATATCCATtaccaaggattgatgatttaatggatcaacttGTTGGTGCCCGcgtgtttagtaaaattgatttgagatcAGGTTACCATCAGATTAGAGTAAAAGATGAGGATATTcaaaagactgcttttagaactcGTTACGGACATTACGAATATGCAGTGATGCCTTTCGGAGTGTCTAATGCGCcgggtgtgtttatggagtatatgaatcatATTTTTCATTCATATTTGGATCAGTTCAtagtggtgttcattgatgatatactgatttattctaagtctgaAGAAGATCATGCAAAACACTTGAGGATTGCGTTGCAAGTGTTGAAGGATAACAAATTATTCGCAAAGTTCTCAAAGTGTGAGTTTTAG